In Gammaproteobacteria bacterium, the DNA window TGCAAACCTGTCGAACTGTTTGCAGAATTTCGCGGATTTCAGGATACGACAGACCTAGTTTGCGGGATGCGACGGCGGCAAACTCATTGAGAATTTGCACGCTGATGACTCCACCCTGAGCCAGCAGCGCCTCGGCGCGATCTGCTTTCTCGGGGTCCCCGGACAACAGATAGAGCAGGACATTGGTGTCGAAAAACGATTTATCCTCGCTCATGAGCTTCGAGCCGATCAAACTTGAAGTCGGCAGGAAGTCGTCCGCGATATTTTCTTAACCGAGCCAGCAACTCGTCAGTTCCAGGCTTTGCTCTGATTTCGAAGACGCGTTCTCCGGCCACATCGATTTCAATGTGATCGCCCTCTTTAAGATTGAGCGCCTCTACAACTGACGCCGGCAAGCGCACCGCTAGACTGTTGCCCCATTTCGCCACTTGCATAGAATCCCCCTCACGGTTTGGATATATATTGTGATTGTATATCTATAATCCCAAGTTTGAAAATCTGATGATGGGAAGTCCCAAACAAAACGGCGACCCGCAGGCCGCCGTTTTCGCAACTTCAACCACTCTGACGATTAAGCCCGCTTACGCCGCCGGGTGAAGCCCAGACCGGCCAGGCCAAGGCCAAAGAGGGCGAGGGAGGCGGGTTCGGGGATGTTAGAGTTGACTTGTTCCGGACTGCCAATAGTGAAATTATCAAAAGCGAAAATATCACCTTGGCCCGTCGTGGTATTAAAGGCTACCGAAGTGAATTGTTCAGCATTATTCTGCGCAATTAAGCCATAAAATAGTACCGAACCATCGGTGGAACCGGAGCTGCCTACAGTATTAGGTACCGTCAGATTATCACCATTTGACAGGTTCAAGGTCAATTGGCCGCCAAAGTCGCCGATGTCGACACCATAAAATCCAAATGCGGCGATAGGATTGCTGAAATTGATGGTAAAGTTACCGGCACCGCCTGCTGATACTTCCCAGTAATTAGACGAACTTGCGGAGGGAATGCTGTAGCGTCCAGCAGACGCTGTACCTGGAGAGGAACTCCGCACCGATCCATTACCACCGGTCAGCTCAGCGGTGCCTGCACCCGGAAAGGTCAGCGTCAGCGGTGAGCTGGTAAAAAGCGCAATGCTCTCAAAGGTTTCCGTTCCCACGCCAATTAAATTGGATAAAAAGTTCGTTTCCGCCCCCGAAGCGTTGGGGATTGATGACAGAGGTGTGCTGGAGCTGTTATTCAGATCTTCACCA includes these proteins:
- a CDS encoding PIN domain-containing protein, giving the protein MSEDKSFFDTNVLLYLLSGDPEKADRAEALLAQGGVISVQILNEFAAVASRKLGLSYPEIREILQTVRQVCKIHPVTLETHDLGFRIAERYGFSFYDALIIAAALLANCSTLYSEDWQEAQIINGQLIIRNPFAGESWKH
- a CDS encoding PEP-CTERM sorting domain-containing protein, yielding MFKKHFTASATLAALLAFSASTAHAYQIFFGEDLNNSSSTPLSSIPNASGAETNFLSNLIGVGTETFESIALFTSSPLTLTFPGAGTAELTGGNGSVRSSSPGTASAGRYSIPSASSSNYWEVSAGGAGNFTINFSNPIAAFGFYGVDIGDFGGQLTLNLSNGDNLTVPNTVGSSGSTDGSVLFYGLIAQNNAEQFTSVAFNTTTGQGDIFAFDNFTIGSPEQVNSNIPEPASLALFGLGLAGLGFTRRRKRA
- a CDS encoding AbrB/MazE/SpoVT family DNA-binding domain-containing protein; amino-acid sequence: MQVAKWGNSLAVRLPASVVEALNLKEGDHIEIDVAGERVFEIRAKPGTDELLARLRKYRGRLPADFKFDRLEAHERG